The Catenulispora sp. GP43 genome has a window encoding:
- a CDS encoding AI-2E family transporter, giving the protein MTAADQVPAESGSSAPGRSSVLKPALTRTPPFAIGLVGGFGVLAAYYLGKTLTNVVDIIVMITMALVLAAGLNPFVEMLTARGFHRRWAVTIVAFAALALFAGFIVVIAKPLTDQTSSLVHNGVPDGLKKLQENSTIQRLDKKYHLITKLQNWFTTADTTKTLAGGAFGFGKAVLTSVFKAFTILMLTLYFLGSLPSMTSGGLKLVPRSRRERAADLTDRVLNRVGGYVSGALVVSTCATLASWLAMAIMGVRFALPLALLVGLTDLIPIIGATFGAFIACAVILLLDSPVKALAALIFFVLYQQLENYLIYPRVMSRTVDLPPAVAVIAALAGYAILGVSGALLFIPLTAGLLVIVRQVVLPAQDRDPDAQPPTPESEPGSEPEPGSEPEPGSEPRSQSEADTPVQPDPV; this is encoded by the coding sequence ATGACCGCCGCCGATCAGGTTCCTGCCGAGTCCGGAAGCAGCGCGCCTGGACGGTCCTCGGTCCTCAAGCCGGCGCTGACGCGGACCCCGCCGTTCGCGATCGGCCTGGTCGGCGGATTCGGCGTGCTGGCCGCCTACTACCTGGGCAAGACGCTCACCAACGTCGTCGACATCATCGTCATGATCACGATGGCCCTGGTGCTGGCCGCCGGGCTCAACCCGTTCGTGGAGATGCTCACCGCGCGCGGGTTCCACCGGCGCTGGGCGGTGACGATAGTCGCGTTCGCCGCGCTGGCGCTGTTCGCGGGGTTCATCGTCGTCATCGCCAAGCCGCTGACCGACCAGACCTCATCGCTGGTGCACAACGGGGTTCCCGACGGGCTGAAGAAGCTGCAGGAGAACTCCACGATCCAGCGGCTGGACAAGAAGTACCACCTGATCACCAAGCTGCAGAACTGGTTCACCACCGCCGACACCACCAAGACCCTGGCCGGCGGGGCGTTCGGGTTCGGCAAGGCGGTGCTCACCAGCGTCTTCAAAGCCTTCACCATCCTGATGCTGACGCTGTACTTCCTCGGCTCGCTGCCGTCCATGACCTCCGGCGGCCTCAAGCTGGTCCCGCGGTCCCGCCGCGAGCGCGCCGCGGACCTCACCGACCGGGTGCTGAACCGGGTCGGCGGGTACGTGTCCGGGGCCCTGGTGGTCTCCACCTGCGCGACGCTCGCCAGCTGGCTGGCCATGGCCATCATGGGCGTCCGGTTCGCGCTGCCGCTGGCGCTGCTGGTCGGCCTGACCGACCTGATCCCCATCATCGGGGCCACTTTCGGCGCGTTCATCGCCTGTGCGGTGATCCTGCTGCTGGACTCGCCGGTCAAGGCGCTGGCGGCGCTGATCTTCTTCGTCCTGTACCAGCAGCTGGAGAACTACCTGATCTACCCGCGCGTGATGTCGCGGACCGTCGACCTGCCGCCGGCGGTGGCGGTGATAGCGGCACTGGCCGGCTACGCCATCCTGGGCGTCTCCGGTGCGCTGCTGTTCATCCCGCTGACCGCCGGGCTGCTGGTGATCGTGCGGCAGGTCGTGCTGCCGGCGCAGGACCGCGACCCGGACGCGCAGCCGCCTACGCCGGAGTCGGAGCCGGGTTCTGAGCCGGAGCCGGGTTCTGAGCCGGAGCCGGGTTCTGAGCCGCGGTCGCAGTCGGAAGCCGATACTCCCGTCCAGCCTGATCCCGTATGA
- a CDS encoding DUF2087 domain-containing protein codes for MDKPRQAADRGSGSSDPQIIQCYSHGRVVQMPSLRGRSQDLRDRLLKHIAARAFEPGRAYTEQEVNAALMSAFDDYVALRRYLVESRHLIRDQAGREYRLPTATAAQNPAPAQNPAPAQNPAPTPA; via the coding sequence ATGGACAAACCACGTCAGGCCGCCGACCGCGGTTCGGGAAGCAGCGATCCGCAGATCATCCAGTGTTACAGCCACGGTCGCGTGGTGCAGATGCCGTCGTTGCGCGGCCGCAGCCAGGACCTGCGCGACCGGCTGCTCAAGCACATCGCGGCCCGGGCCTTCGAGCCGGGGCGCGCGTACACCGAGCAGGAGGTCAACGCGGCGCTGATGTCAGCCTTCGACGACTACGTCGCGCTGCGCCGGTACCTGGTCGAGAGCCGTCACCTCATACGGGATCAGGCTGGACGGGAGTATCGGCTTCCGACTGCGACCGCGGCTCAGAACCCGGCTCCGGCTCAGAACCCGGCTCCGGCTCAGAACCCGGCTCCGACTCCGGCGTAG
- a CDS encoding SigE family RNA polymerase sigma factor: protein MRVEDEAEFREYAAGRWTWLVQAAMLLTGDAGHAEDLAQTALVRVFASWARVRGADNMDAYTMRILINQNKNRFRKRRVVEDLTAAPPERGGGDPTSRVDQRAGLLAALASLPKRQREVVVLRYWEDYSESQTAQILGCSVGTVKSQASKALAKLRTHASVLASR from the coding sequence ATGAGAGTCGAGGACGAGGCGGAGTTCCGGGAGTATGCCGCCGGCCGCTGGACCTGGCTGGTGCAGGCCGCGATGCTGCTCACGGGGGATGCCGGGCATGCCGAGGACCTGGCGCAGACCGCGCTGGTGCGGGTGTTCGCTTCGTGGGCGCGGGTGCGCGGGGCGGACAACATGGACGCCTACACCATGCGGATCCTGATCAACCAGAACAAGAACCGCTTCCGGAAGCGGCGGGTTGTGGAGGATCTCACGGCCGCGCCGCCCGAGCGGGGCGGCGGGGATCCGACATCGCGCGTGGACCAGCGGGCCGGGTTGCTGGCCGCGCTGGCCTCGCTGCCCAAGCGGCAGCGGGAGGTCGTGGTGCTGCGGTACTGGGAGGACTACAGCGAGTCGCAGACCGCGCAGATCCTCGGCTGTTCGGTCGGCACAGTGAAGAGCCAGGCCTCCAAGGCGCTGGCCAAGTTGCGCACGCACGCCTCGGTGCTGGCGTCGCGCTGA
- the ccrA gene encoding crotonyl-CoA carboxylase/reductase, translating to MQQETAEILAAIQAGNTPAEDFGHLKLPDSYRAVTVHADEAEMFAGLDSWDKDPRRSLHVEDVATPELGPGEAIVAVMASAINYNSVWTSIFEPVSTFSFLKRYGKVSELTRRHDLPYHVIGSDLAGVVLRTGPGVNKWKPGDEVVAHCLSVELEDAEGHDDTMLDPQQRIWGFETNFGGLAHLALVKANQLMPKPGHLTWEEAASPGLVNCTAYRQLVSKNGAAMKQGDVVLIWGASGGLGSYATQMALNGGAIPVCVVSSPDKADICRAMGAELIIDRKAEGYKFWKNEDEQDPKEWQRFGARIRELTGGEDPDIVFEHPGRETFGASVYVAKRGGKIVTCASTSGFIHSYDNRYLWMNLKSIIGSHFANYREAWEANRLIDKGMIHPTLSKSYALEETGQAAYDVHRNLHQGKVGVLCLAPEEGLGVRDEAKRARLLPAINRFRNV from the coding sequence GGTCACCGTCCACGCCGACGAGGCCGAGATGTTCGCCGGCCTGGACAGCTGGGACAAGGACCCGCGGCGCTCGCTCCACGTGGAGGACGTGGCGACGCCGGAGCTGGGTCCGGGCGAGGCCATCGTCGCGGTGATGGCCAGCGCCATCAACTACAACTCGGTGTGGACCTCGATCTTCGAACCGGTCAGCACCTTCAGTTTCCTCAAGCGCTACGGCAAGGTGTCCGAACTCACCCGCCGCCACGACCTGCCCTACCACGTGATCGGCTCGGACCTGGCCGGCGTGGTGCTGCGCACCGGCCCCGGCGTCAACAAGTGGAAGCCCGGCGACGAGGTCGTCGCGCACTGCCTGAGCGTCGAGCTGGAGGACGCCGAGGGCCACGACGACACCATGCTCGACCCGCAGCAGCGGATCTGGGGCTTCGAGACCAACTTCGGCGGCCTGGCGCACCTGGCCCTGGTCAAGGCCAACCAGCTGATGCCCAAGCCGGGCCACCTGACCTGGGAGGAGGCCGCCTCCCCCGGGCTGGTCAACTGCACCGCCTACCGCCAGCTGGTCTCCAAGAACGGCGCGGCGATGAAGCAGGGCGACGTTGTGCTGATCTGGGGCGCCTCCGGCGGCCTGGGCAGCTACGCCACGCAGATGGCGCTGAACGGCGGCGCGATCCCGGTGTGCGTGGTCTCCTCGCCGGACAAGGCCGACATCTGCCGGGCGATGGGCGCCGAGCTCATCATCGACCGCAAGGCCGAGGGCTACAAGTTCTGGAAGAACGAGGATGAGCAGGACCCCAAGGAGTGGCAGCGCTTCGGCGCCCGCATCAGGGAACTGACCGGCGGCGAGGACCCGGACATCGTCTTCGAGCACCCGGGCCGGGAGACCTTCGGCGCCAGCGTCTACGTGGCCAAGCGCGGCGGCAAGATCGTCACCTGCGCGTCCACCTCCGGCTTCATCCACAGCTACGACAACCGCTACCTGTGGATGAACCTCAAGAGCATCATCGGCTCGCACTTCGCCAACTACCGCGAGGCGTGGGAGGCCAACCGCCTCATCGACAAGGGGATGATCCACCCCACGCTGTCGAAGTCCTACGCGCTGGAGGAGACCGGGCAGGCGGCGTACGACGTCCACCGGAACCTGCACCAGGGCAAGGTCGGCGTGCTGTGCCTGGCCCCCGAGGAGGGGCTCGGCGTGCGCGACGAGGCCAAGCGGGCGCGGTTGCTGCCCGCGATCAACCGGTTCCGCAACGTCTGA
- a CDS encoding cellulose-binding protein codes for MSDMHSPHGFEQVRRGYDPVQVNDRITKLIAERDAAHSRSASMEKRIEELHLENQTVQAQLADSEPSYAGLGARVEKILRLAEEEAKDLREEARRAADAHRELADQAAMKVRTDAEQYAKDRKAKADEEAVRIVDKAKDDANQVRATAAKDAATKREEAEALFEETRAKAAAAATDFETKLAKRREQSERDLAARQAKAEKRLAEIENRAEQLRLEAEKMRTDAERRARSTIETAQRQADDIIADARSKTDRIRSEAERELAALTHRRDSINAQLHNVREMLATLTGGAVNVNALAALNEAEDELEQADEASIPAQR; via the coding sequence ATGAGCGACATGCATTCGCCGCACGGCTTCGAGCAAGTGCGCCGCGGGTACGACCCGGTCCAGGTCAACGACCGAATCACCAAGCTGATCGCCGAGCGGGACGCGGCGCATTCGCGGTCGGCATCCATGGAGAAGCGCATCGAGGAACTCCACCTGGAGAACCAGACGGTGCAGGCGCAGCTGGCCGACAGCGAGCCCAGCTACGCCGGTCTCGGCGCGCGCGTGGAGAAGATCCTGCGCCTGGCCGAGGAGGAGGCCAAGGACCTGCGCGAGGAGGCCCGCCGCGCCGCCGACGCGCACCGCGAGCTGGCCGACCAGGCCGCGATGAAGGTCCGCACCGACGCCGAGCAGTACGCCAAGGACCGCAAGGCCAAGGCGGACGAGGAGGCCGTGCGGATCGTCGACAAGGCCAAGGACGACGCCAACCAGGTCCGCGCCACCGCCGCCAAGGACGCGGCGACCAAGCGCGAAGAGGCCGAGGCGCTGTTCGAGGAGACCCGCGCCAAGGCCGCGGCGGCCGCCACCGACTTCGAGACCAAGCTGGCCAAGCGCCGCGAGCAGTCCGAGCGGGACCTGGCCGCGCGCCAGGCGAAGGCCGAGAAGCGCCTGGCCGAGATCGAGAACCGGGCCGAGCAGCTGCGCCTGGAGGCCGAGAAGATGCGCACCGACGCCGAGCGCCGCGCGCGCTCGACGATCGAGACCGCGCAGCGCCAGGCCGACGACATCATCGCCGACGCGCGCAGCAAGACCGACCGCATCCGCAGCGAGGCCGAGCGCGAGCTGGCGGCGCTGACCCACCGCCGCGACAGCATCAACGCGCAGCTGCACAACGTGCGCGAGATGCTGGCCACACTGACCGGCGGCGCGGTGAACGTCAACGCCCTGGCGGCGCTGAACGAGGCCGAGGACGAGCTGGAGCAGGCCGACGAGGCCTCGATCCCGGCGCAGCGCTGA